Part of the Flagellimonas eckloniae genome, CGGCTATAGTATATGGATACGATGTAGGCGTATATTCATGGTATAAAAGTCGACTGTCATTATATAACGAAATACCATCAGCAGCATTCACATCTTGAAAATCCTTCTTTTTAATGTGCTCTATTTCCTTACCTGTCTGATTATAAACATAGACATCTAAACTTTTAATTTTTTTTTCCTTGTCATAACCTACCCTTGTTAAACTATGCCTATTGCCTTTTTCGTTTAAAACAGTGATAACCTGATTAACGGTATACACCATTTTATCTGTAGCCAAAACATTAATTTTCATCTCATCCAAACGAACAACTGCGTTCGCATTATCCGTTAAAGATTTATCAATTAAAAGAGCTTGATATTGAGACTCTACATGGGAAATTGAAAGTGTAAATAAGAAACTGAAAATAAAGAGTGAGCGCATTGGTTGGGTTGGTTGTAAATTCACAACGCAAAACAACAGAATTTCTTACAAGCTACATAAAATAACCCGATAAAAAGAACTTATTCTCGATTTTTGGTGTCCATTAATATAGTCACGGGGCCATCATTTAATAGGTCAACTTTCATATCAGCACCAAAAATTCCTGTTCCTACTTTTTTCTCTAAATCATTTTCAATTTGTAAGACGAATTTTTCATATAAAGGGATTGCTATATCAGGTTTTGCCGCTTTTATGTAGGAAGGTCGGTTACCCTTTTTGGTCTGGGCATGCAATGTAAACTGACTTACCACAATGAGATTTCCATCAACATCCAAGACAGAACGATTCATAACTCCTTCTTCGTCATTAAAAATGCGAAGGTTGACTATCTTGTTAGACAACCATTCAATATCTTCTTTGGTATCGGCATCTTCAATTCCCAAAAATACAAGCAGGCCTTTTTCTATACTTGAAATAATTTCATGATCTACCGTTACACTTGCCCTAGAAACCCTTTGTATTACAGCTCTCAACTATCTTTCTTTATAAATATCAATCCTATAGTTCTCTTCTTCCCCGGTTATCATTTGCACGTAACTGCGATATCTGCTCCATGAGATTTCATTATTTTCCAAAGCGTCTTTAATGGCACATTTGGGTTCATCCAAGTGTAAACAATTATTGAATTTACAATTGGGTTTTAATCGAAAGAATTCCGGGAAATAATCACCTATTTCCTCTTTTTCCATATCTACAATTCCAAAGCCTTTTATTCCAGGGGTATCTATAATCCGTGCATCAAAGGACAAATCATACATTTCTGCAAAAGTTGTTGTGTGCTGACCTTGTAAATGCTGATCAGAAATTTGGGCCGTTTTTAATTTGAGTCCTGGTTCCAGGGCATTGACCAAAGTAGATTTTCCCACACCTGAATGCCCTGCAAACATGCTTGTCTTATCTATCATCATTTCTTTAACTAAATGGACGTTGTCCCCTTCTTTTGCAGCAATCTCAATACACGTATATCCAATTTCTTGATACAATTGAACCAAGTAATTTACTTCAACCATTTCTTCCGGATCATAGACATCCATCTTATTGAATAGAAGCACAACCGGAATTTCATAGGCTTCGGCCGTAACCAAAAAACGATCTATAAAACTGGTGAAAGTTGGCGGATTGTTCAAAGTAACCAATAAAAAGACTTGATCTAAATTGGCTGCAATAATATGGGTCTGTTTGGATAAATTTACCGACTTGCGAATGATATAATTCTTTCTTTCTACTATCCCGGAAATAACGGCAACTGTTTCATCTCCAATCTCCTCAAGTTCAAAAATCACCTTATCTCCAACAGAAACCGGATTGGTACTTTTAATTCCTTTAATACGGAACTTTCCCTTTATACGGCATTCATAAAAACTACCTTCCTCCGACTTAACAGTATACCAGCTTCCAGTAGATTTATAAACAGTTCCTTTCACAATTTGTTAATATTTTCACTGCAAAGAAACAATAATCCTATAATTGATTCGTATTATGTTGTTAAACAGTTTAATTATTAACCAATCACAATCATTATGAAAAAAATCTTTTTTATCGCAGTAATAGCCCTAGCTGCAACATTTGAAATGAATGCACAACAGTTTAAGGTTATTACCAGTGTAGAATCCATTGTGCCCAACGGCCTTGGACGTTCCAGAATTGTAAATGCTCTGGAAGATAAAGATTACAGGGAATATACCAGTGTTCAAACCGATGAGGACAATACACGGAACAAATCTAAAAGAGGCGAAATCCGTGTAAAGAATTTTGAAGAAACCAAATTATTGAACTTTTACAATATTGGTGGTATCCGTTTTCAAAACATTGCTGCCAATGATGCTTTGATCACTTCAATGATCAATGACATGGTGGCCAATGGATGGGAACTAGCTTTTGTAAATAGCGCCGTTGAAAGTGAAGGCGGTAAAGGCGATGGTCAGGGAATCTTTATTACTCGATACATCTTTAAAAAGTAAACTCCTTATTTTAATAATACAAGAGCCCTTTGAATCATCAAAGGGCTTTTTTTATATGCCTTATGCAACCTTTTGATCTTCATACTTGTCTTTCAGATATCATAAAGAAAAATAATCATGAAGAAATTTTTATTAGTTGTAAGTTTAGCGTTGACAATGAATTTTGGTCTAAGCGCACAAGAGTATAAAGTAATTACCAGCGTAGAATCCATTGTACCTAACGGTCTTGGACGTTCCAGAATTGTAAACGCTCTGGAGGATAAAGATTACAGGGAATATACCAGTGTACAAACAGAGGATGACAATACACGGAACAAATCGAAAAGAGGGAAAATCAGGGTAAAGAATTTTGAAGAAACCAAACTGTTGAACTTTTTCAACATTGGTGGAATACGTTTTCAGAATATTGCAGCCAACGACGCCATTCTATCGTCGATGATCAACGACATGGTTACCAACGGTTGGGAATTGGCCTTTGTTAGTAGTGCGGTTGAAAGTGATGGAGGCGAAGGTGATGGTCAAGGTATTTTTATTACCCGATACATCTTTAAAAAGTAAACTCCTTATTTTTTAATACAAAAGCCCTTTGAATCATCAAAGGGCTTTTTATTTTCTTGAGAAACTGGGGTTTAATCAACCATGTATACTCTTCCGCCTACAAAGGTGTTTTTATTTACCTTTTTGGGCTTACCGTAAACATGGACATCTCCTCCCGCTTTTACATTGATATCTACCTGTTCTGATGCAAAAACATCGGCTTCACCACCAGCAGAAATTTTAACATCGGTGGTTGCCGTTCTTAAATCCCTACCTTCAAAAATTCCACCCGTATTCAAAACTATGCTTTGGTTTTTAGCCAACCCCTGAGCTTCCACAATTCCTCCCGTAACCGCTCTTATTTCGGCAAAATCAACGTCCATTCCAATATGGATTTTTGCACCTTCTTGTGCCCTAAGCTTAATCCTATTTTTTTTCACCATTTCATTACATGTTATTCTTGCACCTTCATTTGCATCTATGACATCAAGATTGGTATAATACACCTCAATAAATGTATCCTCTCCTGTAAATTTTTTATCCAGCTGCATACGTAATTTTAAAACCCCATCCTTATTTGCCCATTGAATATCATCAACGTTTCTTCCCTTAATTAAAATTTTATCTTCATCTGACTGAATTAAATTCACTTCGATTAAATCAAAAACTTTTATCTCATAAAAGTCACCAACTTCAGTATCAATTATGCGTTGGGAAAATATAACCGTTGAAATCAAAAAAAGTCCTAGTGTAAATATTTTTTTCATGATAGTATTTTTTACTCCTTAAAGATGGCCCTTTTATAAAATTGTTACACTTATAAACAAAAAATGCCATTTTAAACAAGGAGATTTATCTCCAAGCCCAAAATGACATTGTTATTAACTATTCGAAGCGGATTATGAGTTGATAATCTTCTCTTGGTGATTAATGGATTCTTGATGAACCGCTTTGAACATGCGCAAAACAAATTCTTCACTCAATCCTTTGGACTCTCCTTCAAGAATCATAGCTCCCAATATTTGGTTCCATCTGTTTGATTGAAGTACCGCAACATTTTTTTGTTTTTTCAACGCGCCAATACCATCGGAAATTTTCATCCGCTTCCCCAAAGTATCAATTAATTGACTATCAATTACATCAATCTGGGCCCTCAGGTTACTTAGCTTGGCATTGTATTCCGCTTCTTCGTCCGTTTCTTTACGAATTTTTAAATCTTTCATAATCTGAACCAGTTTTTCTGGAGTTACTTGTTGTGCAGCGTCACTCCAAGCATTGTCAGGATCAAAATGTGTTTCTATCATTAGGCCATCAAAATTCAAATCTAAAGCCGTTTGCGAAACATCAAAAATCATATCGCGTTTACCGGTAATATGCGAAGGGTCACTGATCAGTGGTAAATCTGGAAATCTGTTTTGAAATTCAATAGCCAACTGCCATTCTGGAATATTTCGGTATTTGGTTTTTTCATAGGTAGAAAAACCTCTGTGAATGGCACCCAATTTTTTAATTCCAGCGGTATGCAATCGTTCTATACCTCCCAACCATAAAGATAAATCTGGGTTAACAGGGTTCTTTACCAATACTATTTTGTCGGTTCCTTCCAAAGCATCTGCCAATTCTTGCATTATAAAAGGACTCACCGTGGAGCGTGCCCCAATCCATAACAAATCTATATCGTGCTCCAATGCCAAATCTACATGGGCTTTATTTGCTACTTCTGTGGCAGTTTTTAAGCCCGTTTCTTCTTTGACCCGCTGTAACCATTTTAGACCAAGTGCACCAACTCCCTCAAAATTACCTGGGCGGGTTCTTGGTTTCCATATGCCCGCACGGTAATAATTAACATCGGTATCCTTTAATTCGTGTGCAATTTTTAATACTTGGTCTTCTGTCTCCGCACTACATGGTCCTGCTATTACCAAAGGATGTGGCAAAGCCATATCATTTAACCATGTTCTCATTTCTTTTGAATTTTCCATAGATATGCTCTAATTTTTCGTAAGTGGTATTCCGTTTAATATTTGTTTTATTTTATTGGTATTATTCATTTCGTTGTAGATTCCTTCAAAATCATTCGCTTCTATCATTTTTTTGAAGGACTCCAAATTTTGGATGTACTCTTGTAATGTTTCAACTACATTTTCTCTATTCTGCTCAAAAATGGGCGTCCACATATCAGGAGAGCTTTTTGCCAACCGCACGGTACTCTCAAAACCACTCCCCGCCATGTCAAAAATATCACGCTCATTTTTTTCTTTCTCAATTACAGTCTTTCCCAACATAAATGAACTGATATGTGATAAATGGGATACATATGCTATATGCTTATCATGTGCATCCGGTTTCATATAGCGGATTCGCATTCCCATTTTTTGAAATAATTCCAATGCCTTTTCTTGAAGTTTAAAAGCAGTTTCCTCTACCTCGCAGATAATATTGGTCTTTCCTTCATACAATCTATTAATTGCTGCTGAAGGACCTGAAAATTCCGTTCCTGCTATTGGGTGGCATGCCAAAAAGTTTCTACGTTTTGGGTGATTTGCAACAGCTTGGCAAATGAGTCTTTTTGTAGAGCCCGCATCAATCACCACAGTCTCATCTCCAACTTTATCTAGAATATTGGGCAATTCTTGAACTAAAACATCAACAGGAATACTTACGATCACTATGTCCGCATTGGTCAAAGATTCATTGTCCGCCTTTTGGTCAACAATGCCCAAGTTTATGGCTTCATCCAGATGGGAATCATTTTTATCCATTCCCCAAATAGATGCCTCGCTATATAATTTCTTGATATCCTTTGCGAAGGAACCTCCTATCAACCCAATACCAATGACAACTACTTTCATCTTTTAAAATCTTTGGATGGCCTCTTTAATTTTTTCTTCTTTTACACAAAGTGAAAAGCGAATATAACCTTCCCCATTGCTTCCAAAAATGGTTCCAGGCGCTATGAAAATGTTTTTCTCGTATAATAATTCGTCAATAAACTTTTCTGAGGTCTTGGCCCCTTTTGGCAATTTTGCCCAAACAAACATACCTGCAGTATTGTCATCATAAGTTGCTCCAATCTTATCAACCAGTTCAAACATAAGTTCTCTCCTGCGTTCATAAACCTCATCTAAATCATTGAACCAATCCGAACCACTTTGTAAGGCAGTTATTGCTCCTTTCTGGATTCCATAAAACATACCGGAATCCATATTGCTCTTTATTTTCAAAACTGCTGTAATATGCTCTGCACTTCCCAATACCATTCCTACGCGCCACCCTGCCATATTAAAGGTTTTGCTCAACGAATTCAACTCCAATGCCACTTCTTTTGCTCCTTCCACTTGCAAAATACTGGTTGGATTATCGTTCAAAACAAAACTATATGGGTTATCATTGATTATCAGTACGTCATTGGCTTTTGCAAATGCAATGAGCTCCTGCATTTTGGCTTCATTGATTCTGGCTCCGGTAGGCATGTTGGGATAACTTATCCACATTAGTTTTACCCTTGATAGATCCATTTGCTTCAATGCGTTCATATCTGGAAGCCAACCGTTCTCTGCAGTTAAATCATACATTACCGGTTTTGCACCTACTAAATTTGTTACCGAGGTATATGTGGGATAGCCAGGATTGGGTATCAAAACCTCATCACCAACATTTAAAAAAGCCAAACTTATATGCATAATGCCTTCCTTTGAACCCATAAGTGGCAGAAGTTCATTGGTAGGATTCACATGCACATTAAAAC contains:
- the dtd gene encoding D-aminoacyl-tRNA deacylase, with amino-acid sequence MRAVIQRVSRASVTVDHEIISSIEKGLLVFLGIEDADTKEDIEWLSNKIVNLRIFNDEEGVMNRSVLDVDGNLIVVSQFTLHAQTKKGNRPSYIKAAKPDIAIPLYEKFVLQIENDLEKKVGTGIFGADMKVDLLNDGPVTILMDTKNRE
- the rsgA gene encoding ribosome small subunit-dependent GTPase A; the encoded protein is MKGTVYKSTGSWYTVKSEEGSFYECRIKGKFRIKGIKSTNPVSVGDKVIFELEEIGDETVAVISGIVERKNYIIRKSVNLSKQTHIIAANLDQVFLLVTLNNPPTFTSFIDRFLVTAEAYEIPVVLLFNKMDVYDPEEMVEVNYLVQLYQEIGYTCIEIAAKEGDNVHLVKEMMIDKTSMFAGHSGVGKSTLVNALEPGLKLKTAQISDQHLQGQHTTTFAEMYDLSFDARIIDTPGIKGFGIVDMEKEEIGDYFPEFFRLKPNCKFNNCLHLDEPKCAIKDALENNEISWSRYRSYVQMITGEEENYRIDIYKER
- a CDS encoding head GIN domain-containing protein — encoded protein: MKKIFTLGLFLISTVIFSQRIIDTEVGDFYEIKVFDLIEVNLIQSDEDKILIKGRNVDDIQWANKDGVLKLRMQLDKKFTGEDTFIEVYYTNLDVIDANEGARITCNEMVKKNRIKLRAQEGAKIHIGMDVDFAEIRAVTGGIVEAQGLAKNQSIVLNTGGIFEGRDLRTATTDVKISAGGEADVFASEQVDINVKAGGDVHVYGKPKKVNKNTFVGGRVYMVD
- a CDS encoding bifunctional 3-deoxy-7-phosphoheptulonate synthase/chorismate mutase type II, encoding MENSKEMRTWLNDMALPHPLVIAGPCSAETEDQVLKIAHELKDTDVNYYRAGIWKPRTRPGNFEGVGALGLKWLQRVKEETGLKTATEVANKAHVDLALEHDIDLLWIGARSTVSPFIMQELADALEGTDKIVLVKNPVNPDLSLWLGGIERLHTAGIKKLGAIHRGFSTYEKTKYRNIPEWQLAIEFQNRFPDLPLISDPSHITGKRDMIFDVSQTALDLNFDGLMIETHFDPDNAWSDAAQQVTPEKLVQIMKDLKIRKETDEEAEYNAKLSNLRAQIDVIDSQLIDTLGKRMKISDGIGALKKQKNVAVLQSNRWNQILGAMILEGESKGLSEEFVLRMFKAVHQESINHQEKIINS
- a CDS encoding prephenate dehydrogenase, whose protein sequence is MKVVVIGIGLIGGSFAKDIKKLYSEASIWGMDKNDSHLDEAINLGIVDQKADNESLTNADIVIVSIPVDVLVQELPNILDKVGDETVVIDAGSTKRLICQAVANHPKRRNFLACHPIAGTEFSGPSAAINRLYEGKTNIICEVEETAFKLQEKALELFQKMGMRIRYMKPDAHDKHIAYVSHLSHISSFMLGKTVIEKEKNERDIFDMAGSGFESTVRLAKSSPDMWTPIFEQNRENVVETLQEYIQNLESFKKMIEANDFEGIYNEMNNTNKIKQILNGIPLTKN
- a CDS encoding pyridoxal phosphate-dependent aminotransferase, with product MIAADRLQSVQEYYFSKKLREVRSLMDEGRPIINMGIGSPDLPPSKEAISTLQNVLEDSKAHQYQSYQGLPELRKAMADFYGSRFNVHVNPTNELLPLMGSKEGIMHISLAFLNVGDEVLIPNPGYPTYTSVTNLVGAKPVMYDLTAENGWLPDMNALKQMDLSRVKLMWISYPNMPTGARINEAKMQELIAFAKANDVLIINDNPYSFVLNDNPTSILQVEGAKEVALELNSLSKTFNMAGWRVGMVLGSAEHITAVLKIKSNMDSGMFYGIQKGAITALQSGSDWFNDLDEVYERRRELMFELVDKIGATYDDNTAGMFVWAKLPKGAKTSEKFIDELLYEKNIFIAPGTIFGSNGEGYIRFSLCVKEEKIKEAIQRF